The Cololabis saira isolate AMF1-May2022 chromosome 23, fColSai1.1, whole genome shotgun sequence genomic sequence GGTATCATTTGAAGGAAAAGCCTatatagctgggagggaatatgtcaaaaatcatgaaaatcgtgcacttggtgacaagtttttgatatttggcatggtgttaggtatggacataaggttttcaaaaaccaccgcaaacaaattgggatgcccccctagtggccagtttgcagaaaattcgaaatggctcccgccgaaaagaccaaaggtcatatctcaggTTCTCTTtgtcctagattgttgtatattgtcactttttctacttttttggtgctaggaattcaattctgagataaatttcctatttcaaggtcatgttgaaggtcaaatttaattttcaaggtcattttttgcccaaaaaactccatatctctagaattaagtcacataaaaatattgtataGGGCTCTAGACCCTATATTTTCATCCCCAAagaatgcaattttctgtttattggacaggtcactatcactgtagtgtcaataatctaattgggtgagaacagtggcttcattcaggcttaagatgaacagaacttcagaactaagtcacagtgaaagaataggattttattcaaatagcacacaaaaaacatcagctgtgcatatttaaactcacttaaCACCTACAATGCTGCTTCTATCGCCTtgcttattgattcatttttaattttctgcaaaccggccactagggggccatcccaatttgtttgcagtggtttttgaaaaccttatgtcaatacctaacaccatgccaaatatcaaaaacttgtcaccaagtgcacgattttcatgaattccctcccagctaataTGATTATTCCTAGGAAGCATCAATCATCTAGCTCTCTTTGGGTGCCTTCACACCAGCCCTGTTTGGTCCACTTTAAACAGACCAGAGTTTGTTTGCTCAGAAAGTCTGGTTCGTTTGGGGAGGTGTGAGTGCACCATCAACCTCTGATTCTGATCAAAGAAGCGGACTCTGGTCAACCTTAACATGCAGGGCTCGGTCTGCTTCAGGCGGACCACATGTAGGAAGTGGACATGTAACGCGGGGCATTGTGGGTAAACACAGCCTAATCAAATCCAACATGGAGTGAGGACGAGGTAAAAGCTCTGATAGAAGTGTTGTTAGATGAAAATATATCACATTTGCAAATTAACCAGCAAGGAAGTAGCGCTGCATTATCAATAGATGAGTGGGTTTTCTTCTTAGTTGTTTGTCTTGGCGTCTCCTTCAGTGATTATTGAATTGTAATTGAAAGTGAACTCGGACCAGCTgaatgttgcaatttcttttgaGTCCCCAATCGAGCTGATTAGACTATTACATGTGAAGACGACCTTAGTTTGCCATCCTTACTATCAGCAAAATCTACCCAAGCTAACTTTTGCACAATGATGGAGGTAGCTCACAGAGCTAAAGTGAAAATCAGAACAAAGGTGAAAAAACTCGATTAAAACAAGTGATGGAGGAATAGAAAGCAGGAGCTCGATGATAGCTAATGTGACAAGCCACAAAATAAAGAATGATTCAGAATTCAAAAGCAGCAAAACAGCCCCGAAACCATAATACTACCATAACCGTGCTTTGAGATGTGACGTCACTTTCTAATGCTGAACTGGTGTGTCCTTAGACAAACCACAAGCTTTTATTTTCATCTTATTCATTGTGTTTGTTCAACACACTTCTGGTTCACTGACATGACCTTTAACAAACCCCTGGCAGGAAGAAATGTTCTTTTCTGTGTGTTGCCCGGTGTTCTGCTGGTGGACTCAGGGTTAAATATGCTTGGTTGACATGAGGCGGGCTTCTATCGTCTCCTGGGCTCCTGCTGGATCTTGCAGACCGATTATCCCGATTCCAGTATGTTCCCTGCACACTCCTGCTCCATTTGCACGGTCCCGTGGAAGGTCCACCTCATTGCCAAGTGCCTTTCCAAAACAACAAGCCTTTAGGGGAAGTGGATTGTAAAGAAGCAACAGTTTGGTATCAAGAAAATGGAGACACATTTaaacaatgtgtgtgtgtgggggggggggggggggggggggggggtactttCACATGGGTATCTCAGGACCGTCTcagttaaaaataaatgaatttgctTTTATGATAATGTTGAAAAAGATAATAGATGTGTTTTTTCTATACTTATAACATGTTTAATTTgggttataattattataattaaaaaattataattatttcagttcaattcattGATAAAAGCAAAtgcctattattattattattattattaataacgcCAGAAGTACTGCTCGTAGTGGTCGCCGATGTAATTGTGGTTAACTatgaagaaaaataacaatacaGTGAAGATTTGGGTAAATTTCAGCAAAGTTCCTTGTTTCCTTTGACAGTCGGCCTGGCATGATTCATGTTTCAGTGGGTTATGTATAGCAGTACAAACTGCTGCTGGGAGGTGATGACTGAAGGTGCCTGTTTTCCCCGGAGAGAGGGGAGGGCTTCCCAATGCTCGCCAGTGAATTTCTAAACCATTCCCCTCATTAAAAGACCCTCCGAAGCTGTGAATGTGACTCCCCTGTCACAGAACGGGAGTGTGTCGCTCCATTCCTGAGGAGGGTCACACTGGGTACGAACATCTGCCTGCTGTACGCCACCTGACTGCGGACCGGGGGAGCCGCAGGTCTCTAAAGATGTTTGGTGACATTTTCCAACCTAATGAGCGTCAGCAAcagtctctctctgtctctctttctctcttctttctttgtcATGGTACACAAATCTGCATCGTGAAAATCAGATCCACATCCAATTTTCATCCCTCTAAGTGACAACACTCAGCTTTGATTTGACTTTCAAATTAAATTCTACTTTGAAAACACTTCACTCACCTATCTTTCATCAGCTTCTTGAAGATGTGATATTATTGCGTCTCCTTTGTGTTATTGGAGTCTCTGTGTCTATCTTCTGGATCTTTTATGATTTTgagcaataaatatatatctaaGGTTTGGAAAAAAAGCACTTTGTATGTAATGTATTCAGTTTAAAAGATTACATTTTGCTGGATGTTTTAATGATTTCTTGGGCTGATATCCCACTTGCTTCTTGGAGCCAGCTCCGACTCTAACAACCAGTGCAACTGTGTCCTGAATAACATATTGCCTCTACGGACATGAAACTGGATCCTCTCATCTGATTCTGGAAAATAACTAACACAGCTGCAGAAACCACTATTTTAATTATCTGTTTAGTCATAAGAAAATGCTGGAAAATGTTTgaatattcttttttctttcacttgCCGGCAGCATCCTGAATTATTTTCTTTCGACTATTAGAACAGTAACTCAGTAACTAAAGGCTGACGAATATACGTTGTTGACATTGGAAATGGAGAAAAGTTAGATAAGTTCCGCCTGGTCTTAATGAAAACATGGCCTCACCttcacatgcagacacacattGATTCTCCGAGGTCAGCTCCCCGAAGGACAGTCCCACAGATAAGCCCCTCGCCCCTCATTATCACTCTCAGCCCAAACAGCAGCGCGTCACCTCACCGGCCTGCATTTCCTCTGACATGAAACCAACATTTGTTGCTACCTGCTGCAGTCCCCTGGTGCTGGCCACCCGGCACCCTTGGCCAATTGTTGTTTACTCACTTCCAGCAAatgaagaaaaactaaaaatcgATACATGTAAATGTGGATCGTTGGCTTGTTTTTTGCCTCTGCAGGAATGAGGCCCGAAACAGAAACTTCCGAGCGTTCAAGTGCAGTCCGTGTCCTCAGAGTTTGTGTCCATAACAGCGTCGTGAGGAGAGGTCGGGATGGGGTGCAAGCGATGACAAAAAGCATCCTGGTCTAACACCTCCAGtgtttgtgtgatttttttgaaGTCCTGGAGAGAGCGAGGTGTTAACAGAGGAAAGGCAGGTGCGAGGTCTGCTGTAAGTGTGCAGCCACCTAATTACATCACATCATTTgctgtggaaagaaaaaaaaacacaacaacaaaaaactcatACACATTTAGTGTTCCAAATCAAAATGTAGTTAATTTACCATCACTGCCCTTGAAGCTGATACCCAGCGGCCTAATGGACCCAACGGCTTGATTAGAAAAGGAAAAGCAAACCCAATGCTGctcatttcctttttatttgGCATATGTGGTGCTAAACCTTATATAAAACAACACATTGCATTGAAGTTTaatttgttttcctttctttacTGCAGCTGTACTGGAATAACTTTCAAAAACCTAACGGGCCCAGTATCTACAATGATTAGTAAAAGTGTTAACTGCTTTGTTTTCTATCATTGGGCCAGTTATAAGCTCTATTAAGAGAGGCGACACAAAGATGGAGTAAAAAAGATATGCATAATacagttacacatgttaatgagCCATTTACACATGGTAATGTCTTTCTCGCCCTCTAATGAGCTACCAGCTTATTAGAAAACATCATCTGCAATTATAAATCCTATTAAAGGCCAGTGTGTGAAGGCCTTTGATGTTTGTCTCTGCAGTTAAAACTGTGAAGTTGTGCATAAAGGGTATTAAGGCTATCTCTTAGAAGGTCAGAAGCTATATGAAGGCATCAGACAAGTTACAGGGCTTAAAATGCAGATGTTACAGTCAGAATTGGCTCTTATTTTGACTATGAAGTCATACTTTGCAAGGTTTCTTTAAATACAAAGACAGAGGTGAGAACTGGTTTTACCACGGAACAAAAACAGATATCATATCGGAGTCGTCAGATGTTTTCCTTTGTCCACCTCTACAGCTCACTGCATTATTAGTTTCATCTCTGCTCTCAACAGAAAATCACATCCATTTCCACAGGTGCAGAATCTCCCCTGTGTAGCATTATGGCCTTTAGGGGTTATGTGGCAGGCAGGGACAGAAAATAAACAGTGGTAAACAACAGTAGCTGCAGGGGGGGGAGGGCTTCCCTGCTGTGTTGATTATTGGAGGGCTGTAAACAGGCCTGATTCACCCCCGGGAGCCCTCCGAGCGGGAACGGCTGAAGCAGGGGAGCAAACAGAGGGTTCAAGAACATCTGGGTCTCAGCTCATCTTATTGTGCTCctgcagttgtgtgtgtgtgtgtttgtacatCAGCAGtaggaggaaaaacaaaatgtgaCAAGCAATTAGGAGGAAGTGAGGAAAGACTGCTGCAATTTAGTGTAAAAAATGTCACTGTGGACCTAATCGAGAGTGGAGATGAGTTTGTTGTTTATGCACTGAAAGATAATGTGTAAATGAATCGTGATGGGTATTTTTGTACTGAAGAATGATTAAGTCTGGCATAGCTAGTTTCCTGGAATCAGTTGCATCTAGAGTAAAGTATCCGATCACAATATGTAAATTTAAATAACACAGCAACAGGAGACTGGAGCAGTTCTCAAAACGTGCTGCAGGAGGgaaaacaaattaaatcatCCAGAGGACCAAGACTTGCTATCCCAAATCAAATAAGCAAACAAATAGAAGTATTCATTTGCTTTGACGTTTCAGAGTGGGATATTTACATATTCATTTATATGTTATTTTTGCATGTATACAATTAATTTTGGAGGTAGCAGCACACCAGCTGTGCACATTTTCTGGTAAAGACAAACAAATGTATATCAACATTAAGTCCCTGTCGTAGAGTGCCCTCTAGTGGTGTATGCTTGTAATTACATGCTTAAAGACGACTTTCATTTATGGTGAGTAGAGGTACAAGTGAACAGGACGAGAATTTATGGAACTTGAGGCGAAAATTACttgtattaaaaaaagagcCTGCTTGATGTATAcacagaaattcatgggattggttttttttttctacataagtCACCTAACGATTTCCTGCTACCTGCTTTAAAATCAGGGTTCTGGGTGAGCTTCAGTGAGGAACTCACATGGGGCACCTAACACAAATGCGTCAGTTTTTATAGTTCACATCCTTACTTTTTCCCTTTCATTGAATCAATGTTTATAATCTGCACCCCGtgttaataaaatatatgtttAAGTTCTGAAAACTAGCCCTGAACTGTTAAATTTATCAGAGCGCAGATGAGGGAAAAGAGTTACAGTATTTTACCTGACATTTTTCCTATCCATTATCTTTCACTGAACAAAATGTAGTTGCATAGTTTATTGATTCATATAACTTTCACTGTGGATCTTCACATGGATGTTTAATGCTTCACATGTTCATCCCCATTAAAGTGACATGCTAAACACTAGTGTCCAACTCGAACAAATGAGTGTCTGAAGATCCAAACCAGCAGGTTTTATACATTACTTTATGAACCATCAACTATCTGTTGACAGAGGAAGGTGTGTATGAGTCGTAAACACTTCAAGCTGATAAATAACCATCCAAACATTTATTTGTTCCACCAATTTATTCTGAAAATGTACAGGGTGATTAACGGTAGGACTTCTGGTAGCGGGCACGAGCTCCAGGTCCACCGAACTTCTTGGACTCGCAACGACGGGGATCAGCAACCAGCAGGGTCCTGTCGTACTGGATCAGGATGTCTTTGATCTCCTTCTTGGAAGCCTCGTCCACATCTGCAGTCACACAAACGTTTCACTTTACTCTGCACGGTTATATGTATCCTACTCGGTACTACAAGAAACTTTACTATGTATATTCACAAGTACACATAATCAGGTACTGTCGCCTTTAAAACACCAAGAtaacttttttctttgtatttggtTCTTGGCAAAAACTACTTGGTAAACATAAAAATCAGACAGGCTCCTGATGAGGCGAGGTTCTGATCTACGCAGGACTCAAACTGAAGCTGCATTAAAACTAGCGCATCACTGTTCTCCAACATACCAGTGTTGCACCATTTGTGCAGGGACTCGTATATAGTTATGAATTCACAGGAATGCTTAGATAATTTAAGCTACAGCTGAAACGTTAATAGTCAAATAATCAACAGAACGCTTGGAGTTctgaaaggaggaaaaaagaagtgtAAAATTTGAGTACCCACAAACACGAATAAAATAATTAGGCCTTTCCTTAAGAAAAAAGATTTTAGTCCTTAATTGAAATGTTGTCATTTACTGTCCGGAACTAAGCTAAAAGTAGAGTAAagtaacaaacaacaaaaacattttccacaTGGATTTTTGTGCAAAGAACATTTCAATACTTACACTTCTGGTAGTATGCAACCAGGGCTTTGGAGATGGACTGGCGGATAGCTgtaagaaaatacatttgtatattagaTGACTGGAACATCCTATAACCGACAAAGTCGGCCAACCGAACAGAGCTTAAATCACAGGTAGAAAATGTCATGTTTACCGTAGATCTGTGCGACGTGTCCACCACCCTT encodes the following:
- the rps16 gene encoding 40S ribosomal protein S16, whose product is MPPKGPLQSVQVFGRKKTATAVAHCKRGNGLIKVNGRPLEMVEPATLQYKLLEPVLLLGKERFAGVDIRVRVKGGGHVAQIYAIRQSISKALVAYYQKYVDEASKKEIKDILIQYDRTLLVADPRRCESKKFGGPGARARYQKSYR